A DNA window from Camelina sativa cultivar DH55 chromosome 17, Cs, whole genome shotgun sequence contains the following coding sequences:
- the LOC104755760 gene encoding 39S ribosomal protein L46, mitochondrial — protein sequence MQRSSLRLLAKPLLESRRGFCTSSDKIVASVLFERLRVVIPKPDPAVYAFQEFKFNWQQQFRRRYPDEFLDIAKNRAKGEYQMDYVPAPRITEADKKNDRKSLYRALDKKLYLLIFGKPFGATSDKPVWHFPEKVYDSEPTLRKCAESALKSVLGDLTHTYFVGNAPMAHMAIQPTEETPDLPSYKRFFFKCSVVAASKYNISNCEDFVWVTKDELLEFFPEQAEFFNKMIIS from the exons ATGCAGAGATCATCGTTGCGGTTACTAGCTAAGCCTCTCTTGGAGAGCAGGCGAGGGTTTTGCACGAGCTCTGATAAGATCGTAGCTTCGGTGCTTTTTGAGAGATTGCGTGTTGTCATACCCAAACCGGATCCTGCTGTTTACGCTTTCCAGGAGTTCAA ATTCAATTGGCAACAGCAGTTTCGTCGTAGATACCCAGATGAGTTCTTGGACATTGCTAAGAACAG AGCCAAGGGTGAATACCAAATGGACTACGTACCTGCTCCTAGAATTACAGAGGCTGACAAGAAAAATGATAGGAA GTCATTATATAGAGCTCTAGACAAAAAGTTGTATCTTCTCATCTTCGGCAAGCCATTTGGAGCTACTAGTGACAAACCTGTCTGGCATTTCCCTGAGAAAGTCTATGATTCTGAGCCAACTCTTCGCAAG TGCGCGGAATCCGCTTTGAAGTCAGTCTTAGGAGACCTCACTCACACATACTTTGTAGGAAATGCTCCAATGGCTCACATGGCTATACAACCTACAGAAGAAACACCTGATTTGCCATCTTACAAG AGGTTCTTCTTCAAATGCAGTGTAGTAGCAGCATCAAAATACAACATAAGCAACTGCGAGGATTTTGTGTGGGTAACCAAAGACGAGCTTTTGGAATTCTTTCCTGAGCAAGCTGAATTCTTCAACAAGATGATCATTAGCTGA
- the LOC104755761 gene encoding uncharacterized protein LOC104755761, translating to MSELSYSLPSWDLHNLGSLFNQNFNLDAWGLIDESPEHILCSPEMDIGDVSTGYLEDALVEFSGRSKRRRLSFNGAEDKPNNDLDHSQNNWGLSENYSCTSSQFAVESPNSSINICSGEKSSDFSKNSFEPSSTTPKKNENDEKKRVVYPFGVVKPGGREEDVTLNDINKRILMPSARPVRHPVGDYACRPCVSADGPGLSGKAVVAFTKIQTLGRGTITIIRTKG from the exons atgagtgaGCTTTCCTACTCTCTCCCCTCTTGGGATCTCCATAACCTTGGATCACTCTTCAACCAAAACTTCAATCTGG ATGCATGGGGGCTCATTGATGAATCGCCGGAGCATATATTATGTTCGCCGGAGATGGATATCGGGGACGTTTCCACCGGATACCTTGAAGACGCACTCGTCGAGTTCAGTGGGAGAAGCAAACGGAGACGTCTCTCGTTCAACGGCGCCGAGGACAAACCAAATAACGATTTAGACCATTCTCag AATAATTGGGGCCTGTCTGAGAATTATAGTTGCACGAGTAGTCAGTTTGCAG TTGAATCTCCAAATTCTTCGATCAATATATGTTCAGGAGAAAAATCATCAGATTTTTCAAAGAACTCTTTCGAACCATCCTCGACCACGCCAA AGAAGAACGAAAATGACGAGAAGAAGAGGGTGGTGTATCCATTTGGAGTGGTGAAACCAGGTGGTCGAGAAGAAGACGTAACCCTAAATGACATCAACAAGAGGATTCTAATGCCATCGGCTCGGCCGGTTCGACATCCGGTTGGAGACTATGCGTGCCGTCCGTGTGTCTCTGCAGATGGACCGGGTCTATCAGGCAAAGCCGTGGTTGCTTTCACGAAGATACAAACACTAGGGAGGGGCACAATTACTATCATAAGAACTAAGGGATGA